Proteins from a genomic interval of Kaistia defluvii:
- the choW gene encoding choline ABC transporter permease subunit produces the protein MYSWLTEHKIPLGSWIKTFVDFLNLHAQWLFDFISLVLGSLIDGLTDLLILTPPLLLIAIFGAIAYALHRSIRLTAFTVIAFLLVINLGYWQATLETLSLVIWATVVCVVVGVPIGIAAAHRPWLYAGIRPILDLMQTIPTFVYLIPTLVLFGLGAVPGLISTVIFAIPAPIRLTHLGISSVPSQLQEAGKAFGATRRQLLYKVELPYAMPTIMAGVTQCIMLSLSMVVIAALVGADGLGKPVVRALNSVNIGMGFEAGAAIVLLAIVLDRVCKRPEPKSGKR, from the coding sequence ATGTATAGCTGGCTGACCGAGCACAAGATCCCGCTGGGCTCCTGGATCAAGACCTTCGTCGACTTCCTCAATCTGCATGCGCAGTGGCTTTTCGACTTCATTTCGCTCGTCCTCGGTTCGCTGATCGACGGCTTGACCGACCTGCTGATCCTGACGCCGCCGCTTCTGCTCATCGCCATCTTCGGCGCGATCGCCTATGCGCTGCATCGCTCGATCCGCCTGACGGCCTTTACGGTCATCGCCTTCCTGCTGGTGATCAATCTCGGCTACTGGCAGGCGACGCTCGAGACGCTGTCGCTGGTGATCTGGGCCACCGTCGTCTGCGTCGTCGTCGGCGTACCGATCGGCATCGCCGCCGCGCACCGGCCCTGGCTCTATGCCGGCATCCGGCCGATCCTCGATCTGATGCAGACGATCCCGACCTTCGTCTACCTGATCCCGACCCTGGTGCTGTTCGGGCTCGGCGCCGTGCCCGGCCTGATCTCGACCGTGATCTTCGCCATTCCCGCGCCGATCCGCCTGACCCATCTCGGCATTTCCTCGGTCCCGAGCCAGTTGCAGGAGGCCGGCAAGGCCTTTGGCGCGACGAGGCGGCAGCTGCTCTACAAGGTCGAGCTGCCCTATGCGATGCCGACGATCATGGCCGGCGTCACCCAGTGCATCATGCTGTCGCTCTCCATGGTGGTGATCGCCGCCCTTGTCGGCGCCGACGGGCTGGGCAAGCCGGTGGTGCGCGCGCTCAATTCCGTTAATATCGGCATGGGCTTCGAGGCGGGCGCTGCCATCGTGCTGCTCGCCATCGTGCTCGACCGCGTCTGCAAGCGCCCCGAGCCCAAATCGGGGAAGCGCTGA
- a CDS encoding M24 family metallopeptidase: MFNLDDAQRFMQAEGIDAWLLVDYRGSNPLLWHILGVVRNPTRRAFLIVPRSGQPVLLIHTVDQFFFHDVTIDKRIFRGWVEMRAMLRDLLGPAKTLALEYSEEGGVPTVAWADAGMVELLLSWDYRIVTSADLFQVSAAAWDDFAIESHKRACVVVAGIKDAAFDRAKSAIRVNKPLTEYELQQFIFSEFDRLGLETEGQPVVQVNGHSGIVSYEPKPEGSATIGAGDWLLIDFWARYPGERNVYSDIAWGAYAGAVIPEKLQAVFDIVRHARDAALQAIETAWENGETLEGWQVDDVARGIIAAAGYGDNFHHRTGHSMGPGKRLHGLGVNLDNLETHDTRRILARTGFSIEPAIYLPEFGVRLEINVFLDPIAGPTVTTPTQTEIVRLV, translated from the coding sequence ATGTTCAATCTCGACGACGCCCAGCGCTTCATGCAGGCCGAGGGCATCGATGCCTGGCTGCTGGTCGATTATCGCGGCAGCAATCCGCTGCTCTGGCACATCCTCGGCGTCGTCCGAAACCCCACCCGCCGCGCCTTCCTGATCGTGCCGCGATCCGGGCAGCCGGTGCTGCTGATCCATACCGTCGACCAGTTCTTCTTCCACGACGTCACCATCGACAAGCGGATCTTCCGCGGCTGGGTCGAGATGCGGGCGATGCTGCGCGACCTGCTCGGGCCGGCCAAGACGCTCGCGCTCGAATATTCGGAAGAAGGCGGCGTGCCGACCGTCGCCTGGGCCGATGCCGGCATGGTCGAGCTGCTGCTGAGCTGGGACTACCGGATCGTCACCTCGGCCGATCTCTTCCAGGTATCGGCCGCCGCCTGGGACGATTTTGCGATCGAGTCCCACAAGCGCGCCTGCGTTGTCGTCGCCGGCATCAAGGATGCCGCCTTCGACCGCGCGAAATCAGCCATCCGGGTTAACAAGCCGCTAACAGAATATGAGCTGCAGCAGTTCATTTTTTCCGAGTTTGACCGCCTCGGCCTGGAGACCGAAGGTCAGCCCGTGGTGCAGGTCAATGGTCATTCCGGGATCGTCTCCTACGAGCCGAAGCCGGAAGGATCGGCGACGATTGGCGCCGGCGACTGGCTGCTGATCGATTTCTGGGCGCGCTATCCCGGCGAGCGCAACGTCTATTCCGACATCGCCTGGGGCGCCTATGCCGGCGCGGTCATCCCGGAAAAGCTCCAGGCCGTCTTCGACATCGTCCGCCACGCGCGCGACGCCGCGCTGCAAGCGATTGAAACCGCTTGGGAAAACGGCGAGACGCTGGAAGGCTGGCAGGTCGACGATGTGGCGCGCGGCATCATCGCGGCTGCCGGCTACGGCGACAATTTCCACCACCGCACCGGCCACAGCATGGGGCCGGGCAAGCGGCTGCACGGCCTCGGCGTCAATCTCGACAACCTCGAAACCCACGACACCCGCCGCATCCTGGCGCGCACCGGCTTTTCCATCGAGCCGGCGATCTATTTGCCGGAATTCGGCGTCCGGCTGGAGATCAACGTCTTCCTCGATCCGATCGCCGGGCCCACGGTGACGACACCGACCCAGACGGAAATCGTCAGGCTTGTCTGA
- a CDS encoding LLM class flavin-dependent oxidoreductase → MTARTIHLNAFENCSPVNISSGLWRHPEDQSHRYKDLSYWTELAVMLEGAGFDSIFLADVLGMLDVYQGKPDAALRTATQVPINDPLSILSAMAAVTKNLGFAATVSLTYEQPYSFARKMTSLDHASQGRVGWNIVTSYLDSAARNLGRGEQLSHDERYDRGDEFMEVLYKLWEGSWEDDAVVIDKARGVYVDPAKVHPIAHQGRYFTVPDAFISEPSPQRTPVLFQAGSSSRGQRFAATHAEGVFVHGTRPEVIAPVVANVRARAAALGRDPRSIKAFAVTTIIAAETDGAAEEKYAELLSYADYEGAMVQFAGPLGLDVSKFDPDMPLTEINPNAAHFARHLFSDADPDVVWTLRDIAHYMGVGGMGPKFVGSGKTIVDEMERWVEIADLDGFNITYAIRPGTFVDTVKYVVPELRRRGLMRTAYQGSTFRESLYGKGQKHLRDDHPGRKFWRG, encoded by the coding sequence ATGACCGCCCGAACGATCCATTTGAACGCCTTCGAGAACTGCTCGCCGGTCAACATCTCCTCCGGCCTCTGGCGCCATCCGGAAGACCAGTCGCACCGCTACAAGGACCTGAGCTACTGGACGGAACTGGCCGTGATGCTGGAAGGGGCAGGGTTCGACTCGATCTTTCTCGCCGACGTGCTCGGCATGCTCGACGTCTATCAGGGCAAGCCGGACGCGGCCTTGCGCACCGCCACACAGGTGCCGATCAACGATCCGCTCTCGATCCTCTCGGCCATGGCGGCGGTCACCAAGAACCTCGGCTTCGCCGCCACCGTCTCACTGACCTACGAGCAGCCCTACAGCTTCGCCCGCAAGATGACGAGCCTCGACCATGCAAGCCAGGGGCGCGTCGGCTGGAACATCGTCACCTCCTATCTCGACAGCGCCGCGCGCAATCTCGGCCGCGGCGAGCAGCTCTCGCATGACGAGCGCTATGATCGCGGCGACGAGTTCATGGAGGTGCTCTACAAGCTCTGGGAAGGGTCCTGGGAGGACGATGCCGTCGTCATCGACAAGGCGAGAGGCGTCTATGTCGATCCGGCCAAGGTCCATCCGATCGCGCATCAGGGTCGCTATTTCACCGTGCCCGACGCCTTCATCTCCGAGCCGTCGCCGCAACGTACGCCGGTGCTGTTCCAGGCCGGTTCGTCCTCGCGCGGCCAGCGATTTGCCGCCACCCATGCCGAGGGGGTCTTCGTGCATGGCACGCGGCCGGAGGTGATCGCGCCCGTTGTCGCCAATGTGCGCGCCCGCGCGGCTGCGCTTGGCCGCGACCCGCGCAGCATCAAGGCCTTCGCCGTCACCACCATCATCGCCGCCGAAACGGATGGCGCGGCGGAGGAAAAATATGCCGAGCTGCTCTCCTATGCCGATTACGAGGGCGCGATGGTGCAGTTCGCCGGCCCGCTCGGCCTCGACGTGTCGAAGTTCGATCCCGACATGCCGCTGACCGAAATCAATCCGAACGCGGCGCATTTCGCCCGGCATCTGTTTTCGGACGCCGATCCCGACGTCGTCTGGACGCTGCGCGACATCGCCCATTACATGGGCGTCGGCGGCATGGGCCCGAAATTCGTCGGCTCCGGCAAGACGATCGTCGACGAGATGGAGCGCTGGGTCGAGATCGCCGATCTCGACGGCTTCAACATCACCTATGCCATCCGTCCCGGCACCTTCGTCGACACGGTGAAATACGTCGTGCCGGAACTGCGCCGTCGCGGGTTGATGCGGACGGCCTATCAAGGCTCGACGTTCCGCGAGAGTCTCTATGGCAAAGGCCAGAAGCACTTGCGCGACGACCATCCGGGAAGGAAGTTCTGGAGGGGGTAG
- the choV gene encoding choline ABC transporter ATP-binding protein — translation MAAIEFRDVDIVFGDRQKEALALIDKRATRDEILVQTGSVLGAAGVNLTVERGEICVLMGLSGSGKSTVLRAVNGLNTVARGSVSVSHDGKPVDVAACGEAMLREIRMRTVSMVFQQFGLLPWRSVRENVGFGLEIRGIAKDERKRIVDEKLAMVGLTQWADKHAHELSGGMQQRVGLARAFATDADILLMDEPFSALDPLIRDKMQDELLSLQSRIQKTILFVSHDLDEAMKLGNKIAILEGGRIVQAGTAEEILLRPANAYVAEFVKHTNPLNVLRGRSVMTPARALRRAEGAVLLDREGLVRIRVDAADRPVGVEVNGCEGKLGVVEGDAASFDTPCDIIVAPVDLKLNAAIALKRQSDHPIVFVDQLGRLAGLCGDDEIYASLLRRNA, via the coding sequence ATGGCGGCGATCGAATTCCGCGATGTCGACATCGTCTTCGGCGACCGCCAGAAGGAAGCGCTGGCGCTGATCGACAAGCGCGCGACACGCGACGAGATCCTGGTTCAGACCGGCTCGGTGCTTGGCGCCGCCGGCGTCAACCTGACGGTCGAGCGCGGCGAGATCTGCGTGCTGATGGGACTCTCCGGCTCTGGCAAATCCACGGTGCTCCGCGCGGTAAACGGACTCAACACGGTGGCGCGCGGCAGCGTCTCGGTCTCGCACGACGGCAAGCCCGTCGACGTGGCGGCCTGTGGCGAGGCCATGCTGCGCGAGATCCGCATGCGAACCGTATCGATGGTGTTCCAGCAATTCGGCCTGCTGCCCTGGCGCTCGGTGCGGGAAAATGTGGGATTCGGCCTGGAAATCCGCGGCATTGCGAAGGACGAGCGCAAGCGCATCGTCGACGAGAAGCTCGCCATGGTCGGGCTGACGCAATGGGCTGACAAGCACGCGCATGAGCTTTCCGGCGGCATGCAGCAGCGGGTCGGGCTGGCGCGCGCCTTTGCGACCGACGCCGACATCCTCTTGATGGACGAGCCATTCTCGGCGCTGGACCCGCTGATCCGCGACAAGATGCAGGACGAGTTGCTCAGCCTGCAGAGCCGGATCCAGAAGACCATCCTGTTCGTCAGCCACGACCTCGACGAGGCGATGAAGCTCGGCAACAAGATCGCCATCCTGGAGGGCGGCCGGATCGTCCAGGCGGGCACGGCGGAGGAAATCCTGCTCCGCCCCGCCAATGCCTATGTCGCCGAATTCGTCAAGCATACCAACCCGTTGAACGTGTTGCGCGGCCGTTCGGTGATGACGCCGGCCCGGGCGCTGCGCCGCGCCGAGGGCGCCGTCCTGCTGGACCGCGAAGGCCTGGTGCGCATCCGCGTCGACGCCGCCGACCGGCCGGTCGGGGTGGAAGTGAATGGCTGCGAGGGCAAGCTCGGCGTCGTCGAGGGCGATGCGGCGAGCTTCGACACGCCCTGCGATATCATCGTCGCGCCGGTCGATCTGAAGCTCAATGCGGCGATCGCGCTGAAGCGGCAATCCGACCATCCGATCGTTTTCGTCGACCAGTTGGGCCGCCTCGCCGGCCTTTGCGGCGACGACGAGATCTATGCGAGCCTGCTTCGCCGCAACGCCTAA